A region of Allocoleopsis franciscana PCC 7113 DNA encodes the following proteins:
- a CDS encoding type IV pilin-like G/H family protein, with translation MPLKNLANSSPNSSLNHPTDTCLTNLTLDFPRTPVDSRHRLPNQGKEVPLMPKLVTDTPQNKRRSLAKVGGFSILLLLGMGTVLNFPNIVSGGSNAAQARQTEARNNLSAINRSQQSYYSEFKTFTNSLTDLGVGFKSHSANYDYSIRTTKMAAFHYAIARQGESEPPLKSYVGAVFWVSSTNFNPKAEKDQLLTVAITCETLHPDNTKPNAPTLVKGIPTCSSGTQNLRFLK, from the coding sequence ATGCCGCTCAAAAACTTAGCGAATTCCTCTCCAAATTCTTCGCTGAATCACCCGACGGATACCTGTTTAACCAATCTAACCCTCGATTTCCCCCGGACTCCAGTCGATAGTCGCCATAGGTTGCCGAATCAAGGAAAAGAGGTGCCGTTAATGCCTAAACTTGTAACCGATACACCCCAAAACAAGCGACGCTCTTTGGCAAAAGTGGGTGGATTCAGTATCCTGTTGCTCTTAGGCATGGGTACAGTTCTGAATTTTCCAAATATTGTCAGTGGTGGCTCTAACGCTGCTCAAGCAAGACAGACAGAAGCTAGGAATAACCTGAGTGCAATCAACCGATCGCAACAGTCATATTACTCAGAATTTAAAACCTTTACCAACTCCCTGACCGATTTAGGTGTAGGCTTCAAGTCTCACTCCGCTAACTACGATTATTCCATCCGTACCACAAAAATGGCAGCCTTTCATTATGCGATCGCTCGGCAGGGAGAGTCAGAACCACCCCTGAAAAGCTATGTAGGAGCGGTTTTTTGGGTATCATCGACCAATTTCAACCCCAAAGCCGAGAAAGATCAACTCCTAACAGTCGCCATTACCTGTGAAACGCTGCATCCGGACAATACCAAACCCAACGCCCCAACCCTGGTTAAGGGTATTCCGACTTGCAGTTCTGGCACCCAGAATTTAAGATTCCTGAAATGA
- the glyS gene encoding glycine--tRNA ligase subunit beta has translation MPTFLLEVGTEELPADFVDSAIAQWKERIPQSLKEQCLTHDEIEYYGTPRRLGVLIPGLLEQQPDREEEVKGPPAKAAFKDGKPTPAAVGFARKQGVELDTLEVRDTDKGEFVFVLKKIPGRAATEILTELIPQWIFGLEGRRFMRWGDGDLRFPRPIRWLVTLLDGEVLSLELENGSETINSDRISYGHRILHPQSITLSQATDYVESLRSASVMVEPEKRQNLIKEQVESAAQKLSGYAPIDQDLWEEVTNLVEWPTAVVGKIEQEFLSLPSEVVTTVMVTHQRYFPVFTNETEGKLLPNFITISNGDANKSDIIAAGNERVIKARLADGQYFYKTDLSLPLENYLPKLEKVTFQDELGSVRGKVERIEKIAAQIADQLAVSASERTDILRAALLCKADLVTQMVYEFPELQGIMGQKYAAASGESEAVATAIFEHYLPKGASDKLPDTLTGQVVGLADRLDSLVSIFGLGMIPTGSGDPFALRRAANAVINITWGSNLSINLHQLLQDISADFVAAYPDKSSPVESLQEFFIQRIRTLLQEGSVVYNLPNVDYDLVNAVLGENDPEYTERALKDLLDVRDRALFLQEIRNNGKLDEIYETVNRSSRLATQKGDLDTQQLDPTALIDTTLFQKTSEQAFYDAIVNLVPQTKAAQEQRNYQQLVNALAENAPTVSRFFDGDDSVLVMVAAKENPTEEELAIQRNRLNLLGLLRNHARVLADFGAIVKS, from the coding sequence ATGCCTACGTTTTTATTAGAAGTTGGTACAGAAGAATTACCCGCAGATTTTGTCGATAGTGCGATCGCACAGTGGAAAGAACGTATTCCTCAGTCTCTCAAGGAGCAATGCCTCACCCACGATGAGATTGAATACTACGGAACGCCTCGACGCTTAGGCGTACTCATTCCAGGGCTACTCGAACAGCAACCTGATCGCGAAGAAGAAGTAAAAGGCCCCCCCGCCAAAGCCGCGTTTAAAGATGGCAAGCCCACCCCAGCCGCCGTTGGCTTTGCCCGCAAGCAGGGGGTAGAACTGGACACCCTTGAGGTTAGAGATACGGATAAAGGGGAATTTGTCTTTGTTTTGAAGAAAATACCCGGTCGCGCTGCGACAGAGATTCTCACCGAACTCATTCCCCAGTGGATTTTCGGCTTAGAAGGTAGGCGGTTTATGCGCTGGGGTGATGGGGATTTGAGGTTTCCCCGCCCGATTCGCTGGTTAGTCACGTTGTTAGATGGGGAGGTATTGTCCTTAGAACTGGAGAATGGATCGGAGACGATAAACAGCGATCGCATCTCCTACGGGCATCGAATTTTACACCCCCAATCCATCACCCTTTCCCAAGCAACGGATTATGTTGAGTCTCTCCGTTCTGCATCTGTCATGGTGGAACCTGAAAAACGACAGAACCTGATTAAAGAACAAGTGGAGTCAGCCGCACAAAAACTAAGCGGTTATGCCCCAATCGATCAAGATTTGTGGGAAGAAGTCACCAACTTAGTGGAATGGCCTACAGCCGTCGTCGGAAAAATTGAGCAAGAATTCTTAAGTTTGCCCTCGGAAGTAGTCACAACAGTCATGGTGACTCATCAACGCTATTTCCCTGTTTTTACCAACGAAACAGAAGGGAAATTACTGCCTAATTTTATTACGATTTCTAACGGCGATGCCAATAAATCGGACATCATTGCCGCCGGCAATGAACGGGTAATTAAAGCCCGCTTAGCTGATGGTCAGTATTTCTACAAAACGGATTTATCTTTGCCTCTTGAAAACTACTTACCCAAGTTGGAGAAAGTAACATTTCAAGATGAGTTAGGTTCAGTACGCGGTAAAGTGGAGCGAATTGAGAAAATTGCCGCTCAAATTGCCGACCAACTCGCTGTATCAGCATCCGAACGTACTGATATCCTCCGGGCAGCACTGTTGTGTAAAGCTGACCTCGTGACTCAGATGGTCTACGAATTTCCGGAATTACAAGGAATAATGGGGCAAAAATATGCAGCAGCGAGTGGAGAATCGGAAGCCGTAGCAACAGCAATTTTTGAGCATTATCTACCCAAAGGGGCAAGCGATAAGTTACCAGATACTCTTACGGGTCAAGTGGTAGGTTTGGCTGACCGTCTGGATAGCTTAGTGAGTATCTTTGGATTGGGAATGATACCCACGGGTTCAGGTGACCCGTTTGCTCTGCGCCGTGCAGCAAATGCGGTAATTAATATTACTTGGGGAAGCAATTTATCGATTAATTTGCATCAGTTATTGCAGGATATATCAGCAGATTTTGTAGCCGCTTATCCCGATAAAAGTTCTCCGGTAGAATCGTTACAGGAGTTTTTTATCCAACGTATCCGCACACTCCTACAAGAAGGAAGTGTCGTGTACAACTTGCCCAATGTTGACTACGATTTGGTGAATGCGGTTTTAGGAGAAAATGACCCGGAATATACAGAGCGAGCCTTAAAAGATTTGTTGGATGTACGCGATCGCGCCTTATTCCTCCAAGAAATCCGCAATAACGGGAAGTTAGATGAAATCTACGAAACGGTTAACCGTTCTTCTCGCCTCGCGACCCAAAAAGGGGATTTGGATACGCAACAACTCGACCCGACGGCTTTAATCGATACAACGTTATTCCAAAAGACTTCCGAGCAAGCTTTCTATGACGCCATTGTTAATTTAGTGCCGCAAACGAAAGCCGCGCAAGAACAGCGAAATTACCAACAACTGGTTAATGCTTTGGCAGAAAATGCACCCACGGTGAGCCGATTCTTTGATGGCGACGATAGTGTTTTGGTGATGGTGGCGGCGAAAGAAAATCCGACAGAAGAGGAGTTAGCCATCCAACGGAATCGCTTGAATTTGCTGGGGTTACTGCGGAATCATGCGCGTGTGCTCGCTGATTTTGGCGCGATCGTCAAAAGTTAG